The Roseateles sp. XES5 genome window below encodes:
- a CDS encoding RidA family protein, whose product MTIKRYGAGETGAGGQPLPFARATEAAGWLYVSGQVPMEKGEIVSGGIVAESRKAIENMIAILHEAGYGVEDIVRIGVWLDDPRDFWSFNGVYAEYFGKNPPARACVQSRMMVDCRVEIDCVAYRADRA is encoded by the coding sequence ATGACGATCAAGCGTTATGGCGCCGGGGAAACCGGCGCCGGCGGCCAGCCGCTGCCCTTCGCCCGCGCCACCGAAGCGGCCGGCTGGCTCTATGTCTCCGGCCAGGTGCCGATGGAAAAGGGTGAGATCGTTTCCGGCGGCATCGTCGCCGAGAGCCGCAAGGCCATCGAGAACATGATCGCCATTCTTCACGAGGCCGGCTACGGCGTCGAGGATATCGTGCGCATCGGCGTCTGGCTCGACGATCCGCGCGACTTCTGGAGCTTCAACGGCGTCTATGCCGAGTATTTCGGCAAGAACCCGCCGGCCCGCGCCTGCGTGCAGTCGCGCATGATGGTCGATTGCCGCGTGGAAATCGACTGCGTCGCCTACCGCGCGGACCGCGCGTAA
- a CDS encoding GGDEF domain-containing protein, giving the protein MGVVTLEQVERQIAKGFPFLRFAPGVEAAFRKDYADERVRLAIIWGVVGTLIYDLVYFGDRTMMADVFGELIVARFLVFTPFVIGCIVAVRRWRNALLYDILSVAIAVLGVTLPMLAATQSASPYLFVYQNGNSAAFLFFVIALRPRFPAILAGLVLMCASHFTTTKLTGAFDAVTYSGIITFYVTLSIFLAVSAYFLEQKDRQNFLNQLRAGLLYDQLERNAERDELTGLLNRRSLARTGERLWTGAGASAVSAILLDIDHFKRFNDVHGHIEGDACIRAVAHCIRRTADEAAFVFRFGGEEILVLSACAEPLTALAMAERIRAAIEDLAIDHRGLDDGCVTVSLGVALAEPTGTTLEKLLQVADGALYEAKHRGRNTVALADGLVPGARVA; this is encoded by the coding sequence ATGGGCGTGGTGACGCTGGAGCAGGTGGAGCGCCAGATCGCAAAAGGTTTCCCCTTTCTGCGTTTTGCGCCCGGTGTGGAAGCGGCCTTCCGCAAGGACTATGCGGACGAACGCGTGCGGCTCGCCATCATCTGGGGCGTGGTCGGCACGCTGATCTACGATCTCGTCTATTTCGGTGACCGCACCATGATGGCGGACGTGTTCGGGGAGCTGATCGTCGCACGCTTCCTCGTCTTCACGCCCTTCGTCATCGGCTGCATCGTCGCGGTCCGACGCTGGCGCAATGCCTTGCTCTACGACATCCTGTCCGTCGCCATCGCCGTCCTGGGGGTGACGTTGCCTATGCTCGCCGCCACGCAGAGCGCCAGCCCCTATCTCTTCGTCTACCAGAACGGCAATTCCGCCGCCTTCCTGTTCTTCGTCATCGCGCTCCGGCCACGCTTTCCCGCCATATTGGCCGGCCTCGTTCTGATGTGCGCCTCGCATTTCACCACGACGAAGCTGACAGGCGCCTTCGATGCCGTCACCTATTCCGGCATCATCACCTTCTACGTCACGCTTTCGATCTTCCTGGCCGTCAGCGCCTATTTCCTGGAACAGAAGGACCGGCAGAACTTCCTCAACCAGTTGCGGGCCGGCCTGCTCTACGACCAGTTGGAACGCAATGCCGAACGCGACGAACTGACCGGCCTCCTCAACCGGCGCTCGCTGGCACGCACTGGCGAGCGGCTGTGGACGGGCGCCGGCGCCTCCGCCGTCTCGGCCATCCTGCTCGATATCGATCACTTCAAGCGCTTCAACGACGTGCACGGCCATATCGAGGGCGATGCCTGCATCCGCGCCGTCGCGCACTGCATCCGCCGGACGGCGGATGAGGCCGCCTTCGTCTTCCGCTTCGGCGGGGAGGAAATCCTCGTGCTTTCCGCCTGTGCGGAACCGCTGACGGCTCTCGCCATGGCGGAGCGCATCCGCGCTGCCATAGAAGACCTCGCCATCGACCACCGCGGTCTGGACGACGGCTGCGTCACCGTGAGCCTGGGTGTCGCGCTCGCCGAGCCCACCGGCACCACGCTGGAAAAGCTGCTGCAGGTGGCGGACGGTGCGCTCTACGAGGCCAAGCACAGGGGTCGGAACACCGTGGCGCTCGCGGACGGCCTCGTGCCCGGCGCCCGCGTCGCCTGA
- a CDS encoding amino acid ABC transporter permease — protein sequence MGYTLNFGAVWRSFDLLLSGLALSLGLAVISIFIGAAIGLAVAFALTSRNRLIGAPARLYVTIIRNLPILVLVLFAYFALPQMGFRLGKVQSFVLVLSLYSGAYLAEVFRAGLLSIPRGLTEAGLAIGLTPMQIRGSIIAPLMFRNVLPSLSSTVISLFKDTSLAAAIAVPELTFAARKINVESFRVIETWMVTSALYVVTCFLIAALLRLVERRLALPR from the coding sequence ATGGGTTACACGCTGAATTTCGGCGCCGTCTGGCGCAGCTTCGATCTGTTGCTCAGCGGTCTTGCGCTGAGCCTTGGCCTCGCGGTCATCTCCATCTTCATCGGTGCCGCCATCGGCCTTGCCGTCGCCTTCGCGCTGACGTCCAGGAACAGGCTTATCGGTGCACCGGCGCGGCTCTACGTCACGATCATCCGCAATCTGCCGATCCTCGTGCTGGTGCTCTTCGCCTATTTCGCCCTGCCGCAGATGGGCTTCCGGCTCGGCAAGGTCCAGAGCTTCGTGCTGGTGCTCTCGCTCTATTCCGGCGCCTATCTCGCCGAGGTCTTCCGCGCCGGGCTTCTGTCCATTCCGCGCGGCCTGACCGAGGCCGGGCTCGCCATCGGCCTCACGCCGATGCAGATCCGCGGCTCGATCATCGCGCCGCTGATGTTCCGCAACGTGCTGCCTTCGCTCTCCTCCACGGTCATCTCGCTGTTCAAGGATACCTCGCTCGCCGCGGCCATCGCCGTGCCGGAGCTGACCTTCGCGGCGCGCAAGATCAACGTCGAGAGCTTCCGCGTCATCGAGACCTGGATGGTGACGTCCGCCCTCTATGTCGTCACCTGTTTCCTCATTGCCGCCCTGCTGCGCCTCGTCGAGCGCCGGCTGGCCCTGCCGAGGTGA
- the yghU gene encoding glutathione-dependent disulfide-bond oxidoreductase: MTEKSPADNFPAGYEPAEVWTWDKGNGGAFANINRPIAGPTHDKDLPVGKHPLQLYSLATPNGVKVSILLEELLAAGHAGAEYDAWPIRIGDGDQFGSGFVDVNPNSKIPALMDHAPKGGGEPVRIFESASILLYLAEKFDAFLPTDLRARTETFNWLFWQMGSAPFLGGGFGHFYAYAPIRIKYAIDRYAMEVKRQLDVLDRQLADNRFVAGADYTIADMAIWPWYGSLAQNKQYGDAGTFLEVETYKNVQRWTAEIAARPAVVRGRMVNRLNGDPAEQLHERHDASDFDTKTQDKIGKA; this comes from the coding sequence ATGACCGAAAAATCTCCCGCCGACAACTTCCCCGCCGGCTACGAGCCCGCTGAGGTCTGGACCTGGGACAAGGGCAATGGCGGCGCCTTCGCCAATATCAACCGCCCCATCGCCGGCCCGACCCACGACAAGGATCTGCCTGTCGGCAAACATCCCCTGCAGCTCTATTCGCTGGCGACGCCGAATGGCGTGAAGGTCTCGATCCTGCTGGAGGAGCTTCTGGCCGCCGGCCATGCGGGCGCGGAATACGATGCCTGGCCGATCCGCATCGGCGATGGCGACCAGTTCGGTTCCGGTTTCGTTGACGTCAATCCGAATTCCAAGATCCCGGCGCTGATGGACCATGCGCCGAAGGGCGGCGGCGAGCCGGTGCGCATCTTCGAGTCGGCCTCGATCCTCCTCTATCTCGCGGAAAAGTTCGATGCCTTCCTGCCGACCGACCTGCGCGCCCGGACGGAAACCTTCAACTGGCTGTTCTGGCAGATGGGCTCGGCGCCCTTCCTCGGCGGCGGCTTCGGTCACTTCTATGCCTATGCACCGATCCGCATCAAATATGCCATCGACCGCTACGCCATGGAGGTGAAGCGCCAACTCGACGTGCTCGACCGCCAGCTTGCCGACAACCGCTTCGTGGCGGGTGCCGACTACACCATTGCCGACATGGCGATCTGGCCTTGGTATGGCAGCCTTGCCCAGAACAAGCAGTATGGCGATGCCGGAACGTTCCTCGAGGTCGAGACCTACAAGAACGTCCAGCGCTGGACGGCCGAAATCGCCGCGCGTCCGGCAGTCGTCCGCGGCCGCATGGTCAATCGGCTGAACGGCGATCCCGCCGAGCAGTTGCACGAACGGCACGATGCCTCCGACTTCGACACGAAGACGCAGGACAAGATCGGCAAGGCATAA
- a CDS encoding NnrS family protein encodes MNASQPAARVSRAVPRGLSRTGPVLFSYGFRPFFLGGALWAIAAMALWIAAITGRIELAGDYGAPNWHAHEMLFGFASAVLAGFLLTAVPNWTGRLPVSGWPLAGLFGLWCAGRIALLATDEIGLVAAAVIDGLFLPVLMAICTREVVAGRKWKDLKVLGGLLALSLANAVFHVAVIEGGHDHLAIRLAVAAYVVLVTIVGGRIVPSFTRNWLNKFGRTDFPVPYNGFDTVAILAGVAAFAVWVAVPEHPVTVGLGLAAAVLHCIRLHRWRGWTTAPEKLLVILHVAYAFVPLGFFAIALNALNVLEERSVLHLLSVGAIACMMLAVMTRASLGHTGRVLAASRLTMAAYAALILCALVRPLGEILPEMSQHIYGAAGLLWIAAFGLFCLEYAPILARKRRTPL; translated from the coding sequence ATGAACGCTAGCCAACCTGCAGCGCGTGTCAGCCGCGCCGTCCCGCGCGGCCTCTCGCGCACCGGCCCGGTGCTGTTTTCCTATGGGTTCCGGCCCTTCTTTCTGGGCGGGGCGCTTTGGGCCATTGCCGCGATGGCGCTCTGGATCGCGGCCATCACCGGGCGGATCGAGCTTGCCGGCGACTACGGCGCGCCCAACTGGCACGCCCACGAGATGCTGTTCGGCTTCGCCTCGGCGGTGCTGGCCGGCTTCCTCCTGACGGCCGTGCCGAACTGGACCGGACGGCTACCGGTCTCCGGCTGGCCGCTCGCCGGACTTTTCGGCCTGTGGTGCGCCGGGCGGATCGCCCTTCTCGCGACGGATGAAATCGGGCTTGTCGCGGCGGCCGTGATCGACGGTCTCTTCCTGCCCGTGCTCATGGCGATCTGCACGCGCGAGGTGGTGGCGGGGCGCAAATGGAAGGACCTGAAAGTGCTCGGCGGCCTGTTGGCGCTGTCGCTCGCCAATGCCGTCTTCCATGTCGCGGTGATCGAGGGCGGACACGACCACCTCGCCATTCGCCTTGCCGTCGCCGCCTACGTGGTTCTGGTGACGATCGTCGGTGGCCGCATCGTGCCGAGCTTCACGCGCAACTGGCTCAACAAGTTCGGGCGTACGGATTTCCCGGTGCCCTATAACGGCTTCGACACCGTGGCGATCCTGGCTGGCGTCGCCGCCTTTGCCGTCTGGGTCGCGGTGCCGGAGCATCCGGTGACCGTCGGGCTCGGTCTTGCCGCCGCCGTATTGCATTGCATCCGCCTCCACCGCTGGCGGGGCTGGACGACGGCGCCGGAAAAGCTGCTCGTCATTCTCCATGTCGCCTATGCGTTCGTACCGCTCGGCTTCTTTGCCATCGCGCTGAACGCCCTCAATGTTCTGGAGGAGCGTTCGGTGCTGCATCTGCTCTCGGTGGGCGCCATTGCCTGCATGATGCTGGCGGTGATGACCCGGGCGAGCCTTGGCCATACGGGCCGGGTTCTCGCGGCCTCGCGCCTCACCATGGCAGCCTACGCAGCGTTGATTCTCTGCGCCCTCGTGCGGCCGCTGGGAGAAATCCTTCCGGAGATGAGCCAGCACATCTATGGCGCGGCCGGCCTGCTCTGGATCGCAGCCTTCGGGCTCTTCTGCCTGGAATATGCGCCGATCCTGGCGCGCAAGCGCCGCACCCCGCTTTGA
- a CDS encoding transporter substrate-binding domain-containing protein, with protein sequence MNLSFRAGALSLAVSAALFATPVLADGSKLDEVIARGHLILGTGSTNAPWHFKSAEDKLQGFDVDMGRIIAKALFGDPDKIEYVNQSSDARIPNITTDKVDLTCQFMTVTGERAQQIAFTIPYYREGVGLMLKGDGQYADYAALKAAGSSVTISVLQNVYAEAMVHAALPEATVDQYESVDLIYQALESGRADAVATDQSSLAWYMTQNPGRYKDAGYGWNPQTYACGVKRGDQDWLNFVNTALHEAMTGVEFDFYATSYKTWFGKELTPPQIGFPVEYK encoded by the coding sequence ATGAACCTTTCTTTCCGCGCCGGCGCGCTGTCGCTGGCCGTTTCCGCCGCGCTGTTTGCAACGCCCGTCCTCGCCGATGGCAGCAAGCTCGATGAAGTCATCGCCCGCGGCCACCTGATCCTCGGCACCGGCAGCACGAATGCGCCCTGGCACTTCAAGAGTGCGGAAGACAAGCTGCAGGGCTTCGACGTGGATATGGGCCGTATCATCGCCAAGGCGCTGTTCGGCGATCCCGACAAGATCGAGTATGTCAACCAGTCGTCCGACGCGCGCATTCCGAACATCACGACGGACAAGGTGGACCTCACCTGCCAGTTCATGACGGTGACGGGCGAGCGCGCCCAGCAGATCGCCTTCACCATTCCCTACTACCGCGAAGGCGTCGGCCTGATGCTGAAGGGGGATGGGCAGTATGCCGACTATGCGGCGCTGAAGGCGGCGGGATCTTCCGTCACCATCTCCGTTCTGCAGAACGTCTATGCCGAGGCGATGGTGCATGCCGCGCTGCCCGAAGCGACGGTCGATCAATACGAATCCGTCGACCTGATCTATCAGGCGCTGGAATCGGGTCGCGCCGACGCCGTCGCCACCGACCAGTCGTCGCTCGCCTGGTACATGACGCAGAACCCCGGCCGCTACAAGGACGCCGGCTACGGCTGGAACCCGCAGACCTATGCCTGCGGCGTCAAGCGCGGCGATCAGGACTGGCTGAACTTCGTCAATACCGCCCTGCACGAAGCCATGACCGGTGTCGAGTTCGACTTCTACGCCACGTCCTACAAGACCTGGTTCGGCAAGGAACTGACGCCTCCGCAGATCGGCTTCCCGGTCGAATACAAGTAA
- a CDS encoding SUMF1/EgtB/PvdO family nonheme iron enzyme produces MAVLTSRPGPLWTSLTLPALLLAALAGAMAVKTGLIRTTPAGPVLDEPLTVEIAPRSFAYRDSGEFYRNGFAVDGPVKTVAVTRPLTIMKYQVTASDYARCVADGACPAAEPGFAPADPADTPATGVSYDDAVAYAGWLSERTGEIWTLPSDRDLAFAAGTRFPDDALGVDINSTNPAERWLADYRREAARKASRDPVPQPLGRFGENEYGLADFAGNVWEWTATCNRRVNLDKEGYVVNDVSSCGIYVASGKHRAAMSSFVRNPKGGGCAVGVPPDNVGFRLVKDTRWYAPLLAALRARGIPL; encoded by the coding sequence ATGGCTGTTCTGACATCGAGACCCGGCCCTCTCTGGACATCGCTGACCCTTCCTGCCCTGCTGCTCGCCGCCCTTGCGGGCGCTATGGCGGTCAAGACCGGTCTCATCCGCACGACGCCGGCCGGCCCGGTCCTGGACGAACCGCTGACGGTCGAGATCGCTCCGCGCAGCTTCGCCTACCGCGACAGCGGCGAATTCTACCGCAACGGCTTTGCCGTCGACGGACCGGTGAAGACCGTCGCGGTCACCCGTCCTCTCACCATCATGAAATACCAGGTCACGGCGAGCGACTATGCACGCTGCGTGGCCGACGGCGCCTGCCCGGCCGCCGAGCCGGGCTTTGCGCCGGCCGATCCCGCCGATACGCCCGCAACCGGCGTCAGCTATGACGACGCCGTGGCCTATGCCGGCTGGCTGAGCGAGCGCACCGGCGAAATCTGGACGCTGCCAAGCGACCGGGATCTTGCCTTCGCCGCCGGCACGCGCTTTCCAGACGATGCGCTGGGCGTCGACATCAACAGCACCAACCCCGCCGAACGCTGGCTTGCCGACTATCGCCGCGAGGCGGCGCGCAAGGCCTCGCGCGATCCCGTTCCCCAGCCGCTCGGCCGGTTCGGCGAGAACGAATACGGCCTTGCCGATTTCGCCGGCAATGTCTGGGAATGGACGGCGACCTGCAACCGGCGCGTCAATCTCGACAAGGAGGGCTATGTGGTGAACGATGTCTCGTCCTGCGGCATCTATGTGGCGAGCGGCAAGCATCGCGCCGCGATGAGTTCGTTCGTGCGCAATCCGAAGGGTGGCGGTTGCGCGGTCGGCGTTCCGCCCGACAATGTCGGCTTCCGGCTGGTCAAGGATACGCGCTGGTATGCGCCGCTCCTTGCAGCACTTCGCGCGCGCGGCATTCCGCTCTGA
- the nirK gene encoding copper-containing nitrite reductase, with protein sequence MTEQFQMTRRTILGGAAFAGVLTPIIAASVARAEGGAVTTNAAATAADIAKLERVKVELVKPPFVHVHSQKAEGGPKVYEFTMTIEEKKMILDDKGTEVHAMTFNGSVPGPLMVVHQGDYVELTLINPDTNELQHNIDFHSATGALGGGALTVVNPGERTVLRFKATKAGVFVYHCAPPGMVPWHVTSGMNGAIMVLPREGLTDGHGKELTYDRVYYVGEQDFYVPRDAEGNYKKYDSVGEAYDDTLKVMRTLTPSHIVFNGAVGALTGDNALQAKVGEKVLIVHSQANRDTRPHLIGGHGDYVWATGKFRNVPDVDQETWFIPGGTAGAAFYTFEQPGIYAYVNHNLIEAFELGAAAHFTVTGEWNDDLMTSVTPPSGV encoded by the coding sequence ATGACTGAGCAGTTTCAGATGACACGCCGCACCATTCTCGGCGGTGCCGCCTTTGCCGGCGTCCTGACGCCGATCATTGCGGCGTCGGTGGCGCGGGCCGAAGGCGGCGCCGTCACGACCAATGCTGCCGCAACCGCGGCCGATATCGCCAAGCTGGAACGGGTGAAGGTCGAGCTGGTCAAGCCGCCCTTCGTCCATGTTCACAGCCAGAAGGCCGAGGGCGGCCCGAAAGTCTATGAATTCACCATGACCATCGAGGAAAAGAAGATGATCCTCGACGACAAGGGCACCGAGGTGCACGCCATGACCTTCAACGGCTCGGTTCCGGGTCCCCTGATGGTCGTGCACCAGGGCGACTATGTCGAGCTGACGCTGATCAATCCCGATACCAATGAGTTGCAGCACAACATCGACTTCCATTCGGCAACCGGCGCCCTCGGCGGCGGTGCGCTGACGGTGGTCAACCCCGGTGAACGCACCGTGCTGCGCTTCAAGGCCACCAAGGCCGGCGTCTTCGTCTACCATTGCGCACCTCCCGGCATGGTGCCCTGGCATGTCACCTCGGGCATGAACGGCGCGATCATGGTGCTGCCGCGCGAGGGCCTGACGGACGGGCACGGCAAGGAGCTGACCTACGACCGCGTCTACTATGTCGGCGAGCAGGATTTCTATGTGCCTCGCGATGCCGAGGGGAACTACAAGAAATACGACAGCGTCGGCGAAGCCTATGACGATACGCTGAAGGTCATGCGCACGCTGACCCCGAGCCACATCGTCTTCAACGGCGCGGTCGGGGCGCTGACCGGCGACAACGCCCTGCAGGCCAAGGTGGGCGAGAAGGTGCTGATCGTGCATTCGCAGGCCAATCGCGATACGCGCCCGCACCTCATCGGCGGCCATGGCGACTATGTCTGGGCGACCGGCAAGTTCCGCAACGTACCCGACGTCGACCAGGAGACCTGGTTCATTCCCGGCGGTACGGCAGGCGCGGCCTTCTACACCTTCGAGCAGCCGGGCATCTACGCCTATGTCAACCACAACCTGATCGAGGCCTTCGAGCTGGGCGCGGCCGCCCACTTCACGGTCACGGGCGAATGGAACGACGACCTGATGACCTCGGTCACTCCCCCGAGCGGCGTCTGA
- a CDS encoding tyrosine phosphatase family protein, translated as MDMVFSPMLTVCGIEELPGQSSRNVTHVLSLIDPEHPELEAFTAYGRHERTTLRFHDIIATAPGRVMPTADHVATILGFGADFLELREKQTQSHLLVHCHMGISRSTAAMLTLMAQANPDEEAESLFARLVAIRPQAWPNSQMIGFADEQLGRKGELTAGLGRHYGRQIKGRPQFTEWMTTLGRETELRMAVLD; from the coding sequence ATGGATATGGTTTTCTCGCCGATGCTGACAGTTTGCGGCATCGAGGAACTGCCCGGCCAGAGCAGCCGCAACGTCACCCATGTTCTCTCGCTCATCGACCCCGAGCATCCCGAACTGGAGGCCTTCACCGCCTACGGCCGGCATGAGCGCACGACACTGCGGTTCCACGATATCATCGCCACCGCGCCCGGCCGCGTGATGCCGACCGCCGATCATGTCGCGACGATCCTCGGCTTCGGCGCCGACTTCCTCGAACTCAGGGAGAAGCAGACGCAGAGCCATCTCCTCGTCCATTGCCATATGGGCATATCGCGCTCGACGGCCGCCATGCTCACGCTGATGGCCCAGGCCAATCCGGACGAGGAGGCGGAGAGCCTCTTTGCTCGCCTCGTCGCTATCCGCCCGCAGGCCTGGCCGAATTCGCAGATGATCGGTTTTGCCGATGAGCAGCTTGGCCGCAAGGGAGAGTTGACCGCCGGGCTCGGCCGCCACTATGGCCGGCAGATCAAGGGACGCCCGCAGTTCACCGAATGGATGACGACCCTCGGCCGCGAGACCGAGCTTCGCATGGCGGTGCTGGACTGA
- a CDS encoding amino acid ABC transporter ATP-binding protein, translated as MAKTILDIKGLRKTYGQNEVLKSVDCTVAEGEVISIIGSSGSGKTTMLRCINMLEEFQGGTIRLDGEEIGYHVEGATRRRKSEKEIARQRALTGMAFQQFNLFPHMTAAENVMLGLIKVKKMAKPEARAIAEKWLDRVGLAARTNHYPGQLSGGQQQRVAIARAIAMSPRLMLFDEVTSALDPELVGEVLQVIKGLAADGMTMLLVTHEMRFAFEVSSRVIFMNQGVICEEGDPKEMFVQPKTERLAEFLKTSSFN; from the coding sequence ATGGCCAAGACCATTCTCGACATCAAGGGCCTGCGCAAGACCTATGGCCAGAACGAGGTGCTGAAAAGCGTCGACTGCACCGTTGCGGAAGGCGAGGTGATTTCCATCATCGGCTCGTCCGGTTCCGGCAAGACGACCATGCTTCGCTGCATCAACATGCTGGAGGAATTCCAGGGCGGCACGATCCGCCTCGACGGCGAGGAGATCGGCTACCACGTCGAAGGCGCGACGCGCCGGCGCAAGAGCGAGAAGGAGATCGCCCGCCAGCGCGCGCTGACCGGCATGGCCTTCCAGCAGTTCAATCTCTTCCCGCATATGACCGCGGCCGAGAATGTCATGCTCGGCCTCATCAAGGTGAAGAAGATGGCCAAGCCCGAGGCGCGCGCCATCGCGGAGAAATGGCTGGACCGCGTCGGCCTTGCAGCCCGCACCAACCATTATCCCGGCCAGCTCTCCGGCGGCCAGCAGCAGCGCGTCGCCATTGCCCGTGCCATCGCCATGTCGCCGCGCCTCATGCTGTTCGATGAAGTGACCTCCGCCCTCGACCCGGAACTGGTGGGCGAGGTGCTGCAGGTCATCAAGGGCCTTGCCGCCGACGGCATGACCATGCTGCTCGTCACGCACGAAATGCGTTTCGCCTTCGAGGTCTCCTCGCGCGTCATCTTCATGAACCAGGGCGTCATCTGCGAGGAAGGCGACCCGAAGGAAATGTTCGTGCAGCCGAAGACCGAGCGGCTCGCCGAGTTCCTCAAGACGTCCAGTTTCAACTAA
- a CDS encoding Crp/Fnr family transcriptional regulator, with the protein MKIDRTVVRSLALFERMSDEDLDRLLTHATARRVAQGDAVFEQGQAAASFFLLLHGRLKVTQVTEDGQQIIVRVVHPGDLFGFAKALQRSDYPGTARAATESVILGWPTDLWPHFVEQNPRLAVTAMQTIGQRLEEAHTRIREMSTQEVERRVAHAVLRLSKQAGRKEGEGIRIDFPISRQDIAEMTGTTLHTVSRILSAWESQGLVEGGRQKLLVRDLAGLSALADGPRD; encoded by the coding sequence GTGAAGATTGACCGGACCGTCGTCCGCTCGCTCGCCCTGTTCGAGAGGATGAGCGACGAAGACCTCGACAGGCTGCTGACCCATGCGACCGCGCGCCGCGTGGCGCAGGGCGATGCCGTCTTCGAGCAGGGTCAGGCGGCGGCGAGTTTCTTCCTGCTGCTGCATGGCCGTCTCAAGGTGACCCAGGTGACCGAGGACGGCCAGCAGATCATCGTGCGCGTCGTGCATCCCGGCGATCTCTTCGGCTTCGCCAAGGCCCTTCAGCGTTCCGACTATCCCGGCACCGCGCGCGCGGCGACCGAAAGCGTGATCCTCGGCTGGCCGACGGATCTCTGGCCGCATTTCGTCGAGCAGAATCCCCGCCTTGCCGTCACCGCCATGCAGACCATCGGCCAGCGGCTGGAGGAGGCGCATACCCGCATCCGCGAAATGTCCACGCAGGAAGTGGAGCGCCGCGTCGCCCACGCGGTGCTGCGCCTGTCCAAGCAGGCCGGCCGGAAGGAAGGCGAGGGCATCCGGATCGACTTCCCGATCTCCCGGCAGGACATCGCCGAGATGACCGGCACGACGCTGCACACGGTCTCGCGCATTCTCAGTGCCTGGGAATCTCAGGGGCTCGTCGAAGGCGGCCGCCAGAAACTCCTCGTCCGTGACCTCGCCGGCCTTTCGGCGCTGGCTGACGGACCGCGGGATTAA
- a CDS encoding amino acid ABC transporter permease codes for MSSFAFLEQLWVARYVILSGLGTTVSISLLAIVAGSLFGVFVGLALVYGGRILRLVMRAYTDIIRGTPVLVLVLASYYVSAAAGIDLGPFSAGILALAVFCSSHIGEIVRGALQAIPKGQTEAAKAIGLTFSQTFTSVLWPQALRQCLPAWVNTAAEMVKASTLLSVIGVAELLLRTQEIISRNFMSLQFYFLAGALYFIVNFGIERLGKYVERKTALPS; via the coding sequence ATGTCTTCCTTCGCCTTCCTCGAACAGCTCTGGGTCGCTCGCTACGTCATCCTGAGCGGCCTCGGCACCACCGTTTCCATCTCGCTGCTCGCCATCGTCGCCGGCTCGCTGTTCGGCGTCTTCGTCGGCCTCGCGCTCGTCTATGGCGGCAGGATCCTGCGTCTCGTCATGCGCGCCTATACCGACATCATCCGCGGCACGCCGGTGCTGGTGCTCGTGCTTGCGAGCTACTATGTCTCGGCGGCGGCCGGGATCGATCTCGGTCCCTTCTCGGCCGGCATCCTGGCGCTGGCGGTCTTCTGCTCCTCTCACATTGGCGAGATCGTGCGCGGCGCGCTGCAGGCGATCCCGAAGGGGCAGACCGAGGCCGCCAAGGCGATCGGCCTCACCTTCAGCCAGACCTTCACCTCGGTGCTCTGGCCCCAGGCGCTGCGCCAGTGCCTGCCGGCCTGGGTCAACACCGCCGCCGAAATGGTGAAGGCCTCCACGCTGCTCTCCGTCATCGGCGTTGCCGAACTGCTCCTGCGCACGCAGGAGATCATCTCGCGCAACTTCATGAGCCTCCAGTTCTATTTCCTGGCCGGGGCTCTCTATTTCATCGTCAACTTCGGCATCGAGCGTCTCGGCAAATATGTCGAACGCAAGACCGCCCTGCCGTCCTGA